The proteins below come from a single Cryptococcus gattii WM276 chromosome D, complete sequence genomic window:
- a CDS encoding Gamma-glutamyltranspeptidase 1 precursor, putative (Similar to TIGR gene model, INSD accession AAW42973.1): protein MPTRPLLSSHLPSAAHTVSPPPPPAMPPRTASPPAHDENAPLLASPSLEAGTSRPPTPPPPWQFWNRPPFRRVHFADNDQLVPPAAARSESEASAEANEGYGSGPKYPRPRRQHEENMGQWMLYCLLILVGMFLGALFSRSWLREGDPRDMPMVPPVWTLPPPTGLPRNDAYLINATTAAVASEDVTCSNLGLSVLQDQNGSAVDAAITTTLCIGLLNAFSSGIGGGGFMVVHVPETHKVNDQVLRDIGYDGELEDGRVVALDFRETSPSQCEKDTYGTHKAGRMAAQVGGLAIGVPGELRGLEAAHKLYGTLPWKDVVMPVAELAKGWRVSRELARRLRLFGEFMLSSPTWSAVYAPRGAMLVEGDFIQRLNYGKTLEKIAEQGASAFYQGEIAESSIKTIAKAGGVMTLDDLKSFKALSYPAIHSTFMDKEIYTTSAPSSGAILLGLLNILEPLNITSDGGLKNPLNVHRFLEALKFAFGARSWVTDPAFAKDKKRFEEVYTKEWADGIREKITDNETHSADYYGLQYDTPIDHGTTHLSAVDKWGGAASVTSTINLIWGSHVMDPKTGVIFNDEQDDFAVPGAPDAFGLWPSPWNYPAPGKKPLSSTSASIILNPATHSSTYSSSSSSSLYAVIGGSGGSRIFPSVAQVLINLFSGLDISESIEAYRVHNQIVPDLTTIEVGPEGVDQGIVKALKERGHHVGEFDVNIGISEVQAIVVEDGHIFAASDSRKNGIAAGY from the exons ATGCCGACCCGACCACTTTTGAGTAGTCATCTTCCGTCGGCTGCCCATACTGtctcccccccccctccccccgCTATGCCGCCCCGTACAGCCTCCCCGCCCGCGCACGATGAGAACGCCCCCCTCCTTGCATCCCCCAGCCTCGAGGCCGGCACCTCCCGGCCCCCGACGCCTCCCCCTCCATGGCAGTTTTGGAACCGTCCACCATTCCGCCGCGTACATTTCGCTGACAACGACCAGCTTGTTCCGCCGGCCGCTGCCCGTTCAGAAAGCGAAGCCAGTGCAGAGGCAAACGAAGGGTATGGCAGCGGTCCCAAGTATCCTCGTCCACGACGGCAGCACGAGGAGAACATGGGCCAGTGGATGTTGTACTGTCTGTTAATACTCGTCGGCATGTTTCTCGGAGCCCTGTTCTCCAGAAGCTGGTTGAGGGAAGGGGATCCCCGAGATATGCCCATGGTGCCTCCCGTGTGGACATTGCCTCCT CCCACTGGTCTCCCTAGGAACGATGCGTACCTTATCAATGCTACAACGGCTGCCGTCGCTTCTGAGGATGTCACCTGTTCCAATCTCGGTCTTTCCGTCTTGCAAGACCAGAATGGTTCGGCTGTCGACGCTGCCATCACCACAACGCTCTGTATCGGTCTCCTGAATGCCTTTTCTTCAGGTATCGGTGGAGGCGGCTTCATGGTTGTCCACGTGCCAGAGACGCACAAGGTAAACGATCAAGTTCTCCGTGATATCGGATATGATGGTGAGCTGGAGGATGGCCGAGTGGTTGCCTTGGACTTTAGAGAAACCAGTCCTTCCCAGTGCGAGAAGGATACGTATGGGACTCACAAGGCGGGAAGAATGGCTGCGCAGGTCGGTGGTTTGGCTATCGGTGTTCCTGGAGAGCTTAGAGGGTTAGAGGCTG CTCACAAGCTTTATGGGACTTTACCTTGGAAGGATGTAGTCATGCCCGTAGCAGAACTGGCAAAGGGATGGCGGGTATCCCGTGAACTTGCCAGGCGTCTTCGT CTTTTCGGCGAGTTTATGCTCTCCTCGCCCACTTGGTCAGCAGTATATGCTCCCCGAGGAGCCATGCTCGTGGAAGGAGACTTTATCCAGAGGTTAAACTATGGCAAGACTTTGGAAAAGATTGCAGAACAAGGTGCTAGTGCATTTTATCAAGGCGAAATTGCTGAGAGCAGCATAAAGACCATTGCCAAGGCCGGTGGTGTTATGACCTTGGATGAT CTTAAATCATTCAAAGCGCTTTCTTACCCTGCGATTCACTCCACCTTTATGGACAAGGAGATTTACACCACCTCTGCGCCTTCCTCTGGCGCGATCCTGCTCGGATTGCTCAACATCCTTGAGCCGCTAAACATCACTTCCGACGGCGGTCTCAAAAACCCTCTCAACGTCCATCGTTTCCTCGAGGCGCTCAAATTCGCTTTTGGAGCTAGGTCATGGGTGACGGATCCCGCTTTTGCCAAAGACAAGAAGAGGTTTGAAGAAGTTTACACCAAGGAATGGGCTGATGGGATTAGAGAAAAGATTACAGAT AATGAGACACACTCTGCCGATTATTATGGACTTCAGTACGACACCCCTATCGATCACGGAACGACGCATCTTAGCGCTGTAGACAAGTGGGGCGGGGCGGCAAGTGTTACCTCAACG ATCAATCTTATCTGGGGAAGCCATGTTATGGATCCCAAGACGGGTGTCATCTTCAACGACGAGCAGG ATGATTTTGCTGTCCCCGGAGCTCCTGATGCATTCGGTCTGTGGCCCAGTCCGTGGAATTACCCTGCACCCGGCAAAAA GCCACTATCCTCCACATCTGcctccatcatcctcaaccCCGCTACACACTCTTCCACTtattcatcttcatcatcctcctctttgTACGCAGTCATCGGCGGTTCAGGCGGCTCACGCATCTTCCCCTCCGTCGCCCAAGTCTTAATCAACCTCTTCTCCGGGCTCGATATCTCCGAATCGATTGAAGCGTACAGGGTACATAACCAGATCGTGCCGGATCTGACGACTATCGAAGTCGGACCCGAGGGAGTGGATCAAGGTATTGTCAAGGCGTTGAAGGAGAGGGGTCATCATGTTGGGGAATTTGATGTGAATATTGGTATCTCTG
- a CDS encoding Succinate-semialdehyde dehydrogenase, putative (Similar to TIGR gene model, INSD accession AAW42972.1), with amino-acid sequence MPIRSPASLSLKRSSRLTTATRRLHTSTPTLIAAASLSKTLQLCNLQLTPHLLAPNGSRTMSNWPKVTSENPLGLDDPTLFIQKGLINGQYVGTKSGKTFDVNDPASGKTIGTCPEMTVEDTRHAIEVAEKAFATFRNTSPVQRSNWLSELYRLYQASIKDIARLIVWENGKSWNDAMAEATYAGSFFSWFAAEALRTYGEVIPCSVPGTRNFSIKQPIGVVALLCPWNFPAAMIARKMGPALAVGCTSVIKTPSETPFTTLAIIELARRAGIPDGVLNVITTDANLQDVGKELCTNPAVHKVSFTGSTRVGKILASQCSSTLKKMSLELGGNAPLIVFEDADIPTAIAGTIASKFRGSGQTCVCANRIYVHDAIYDEFAKKLAEKVAEFKVGPGFGEGVTHGPLIHARQADKVEEHVQDAVKKGAKILVGGKRGNGTEYIPTVLTDVNDECLIATEETFGPVAALFRFSSEEEVVARANAAEVGLAGYFFSRDSDRIWRVAEALETGMVGANTGMISQAVIPFGGIKESGYGKEGGRQGTDEYTITKFVAVGTSLHNMPK; translated from the exons ATGCCCATAAGATCGCCCgcctctctttccctcaaAAGATCCTCACGCCTCACAACTGCCACACGACGACTACACACTTCCACTCCGACCCTCATCGCTGCTGCCTCTCTCTCCAAAACGCTCCAACTTTGTAACCTTCAGCTCACACCCCACTTGCTAGCACCAAACGGATCACGAACAATGTCCAACTGGCCCAAAGTCACCTCTGAGAACCCC CTTGGTCTCGACGACCCCACTCTCTTCATCCAGAAGGGTCTCATCAACGGCCAGTATGTCGGTACCAAGTCCGGCAAGACCTTTGATGTCAATG ACCCTGCCTCTGGCAAGACCATCGGTACCTGTCCGGAGATGACCGTTGAGGACACTCGTCACGCTATCGAAGTCGCCGAAAAGGCCTTTGCCACTTTCCGTAACACTAGCCCTGTTCAGCGTTCCAATTGGCTCTCTGAGCTTTACCGTCTCTACCAGGCGTCTATCAAGGACATTGCCCGTCTGATTGTTTGGGAGAACGGCAAGTCCTGGAACGACGCCATGGCCGAGGCCACTTATGCAGgttccttcttctcctgGTTCGCGGCCGAGGCACTCAGAACCTATGGCGAGGTCATTCCTTGCTCTGTGCCCGGTACCAGGAACTTTTCCATCAAGCAGCCCATCGGTGTCGTCGCTTTACTTTGTCCCTGGAACTTCCCCGCTGCCATGATTGCCAGGAAGATGGGTCCCGCTCTCGCTGTCGGATGTACTTCTGTCATCAAGACTCCTTCCGAGACCCCCTTCACCACCCTTGCCATCATCGAG CTTGCGCGACGAGCCGGTATCCCCGACGGTGTCCTCAACGTCATCACCACCGACGCCAACCTCCAGGATGTCGGCAAGGAACTCTGTACCAACCCTGCTGTTCACAAGGTCTCCTTCACCGGTTCCACTCGAGTCGGCAAGATCCTTGCTTCTCAATGCTCTTCCACCCTCAAAAAGATGTCTCTCGAGCTTGGCGGTAACGCCCCTCTCATCGTGTTTGAAGACGCCGATATCCCCACCGCCATCGCCGGTACCATCGCTTCCAAGTTCCGAGGCTCAGGCCAGACTTGCGTGTGTGCCAACAGGATCTACGTCCATGACGCCATCTACGACGAGTTTGCCAAGAAGCTCGCCGAGAAGGTTGCCGAGTTCAAGGTCGGGCCCGGTTTTGGAGAGGGTGTCACGCACGGACCTCTTATCCATGCTAGGCAGGCCGACAAGGTCGAAGAG CACGTCCAAGACGCTGTCAAGAAGGGCGCCAAGATCCTTGTTGGCGGCAAGCGCGGCAATGGTACCGAGTACATCCCCACCGTCCTCACCGATGTCAACGACGAATGC TTGATCGCTACTGAGGAGACCTTTGGTCCCGTTGCCGCTCTCTTCCGATTCTCGTCTGAAGAGGAAGTCGTCGCCAGAGCCAACGCCGCTGAAGTCGGTCTTGCTGGCTACTTCTTCTCCAGGGACTCTGACAGGATCTGGAGGGTTGCCGAGGCTCTTGAGACAGGCATGGTAGGTGCCAACACCGGTATGATCTCTCAAGCCGTCAT TCCCTTTGGCGGTATCAAGGAGTCTGGTTACGGCAAGGAAGGTGGTCGACAAGGTACGGATGAGTACACCATCACCAAGTTTGTGGCCGTTGGCACTTCATTGCACAACATGCCAAAGtaa
- a CDS encoding Hypothetical protein (Similar to TIGR gene model, INSD accession AAW43345.1; CND01580): MATDPYIDLKREVEASLSTIHSLTRNHPDIFSKSSASETIQAQDELRGTLSMLETDVEDLEESVRVVEDMGERWGLGANEVHKRRDFVQRVKREVEMLVKKQDDTLGIISGTLHTLASQAGLIGHEVHEQNEMLDDLSTRVEHTDSKLRKVQRTMGDFIRRNEDLLTVRAETKSGWCILILIIVLMILLLLVIIT; this comes from the exons ATGGCTACAGACCCATACATAGACCTCAAACG CGAGGTGGAAGCATCTCTGTCTACCATACACTCTCTTACACGAAATCATCCAGACATATTCAGCAAATCATCCGCTTCGGAGACAATCCAGGCTCAAGATGAATTACGCGGAACACTTTCCATGCTCGAGACGGATGTGGAAGATCTGGAGGAGAGTGTACGGGTGGTGGAAGATATGGGGGAGCGATGGGGCTTGGGCGCGAATGAAGTGCACAAAAGGAGGGACTTTGTGCAAAGAGTGAAGAGAGAGGTAGAG ATGTTGGTGAAGAAGCAAGACGATACTTTGGGTATTATTTCAGGCACTTTGCATACCCTTGCAAGCCAAGCGGGTCTCATAGGGCATGAAGTGCATGAACAAAATGA GATGCTTGACGATCTCTCGACCAGGGTGGAGCATACAGATTCAAAGTTGAGAAAGGTTCAACGGACAATGGGAGACTTTATTCGGCGTAATGAAG ATCTGCTCACAGTGAGGGCAGAAACAAAGAGTGGATGGTGTATATTGATATTAATCATTGTTCTCATGATCTTACTGTTACTCGTAATCATCACATGA
- a CDS encoding Regulation of amino acid metabolism-related protein, putative (Similar to TIGR gene model, INSD accession AAW42971.1), protein MSQHKDPTVLADALAHLKFSPDPEHLESQRRSGPEPLRDPHGTLLKSTPLTTQFIEHLLSEENLEIDSNLTAIGFELEALLSIYGDDSIRLAFASRSPSRSSQLSDTFNPERRGSQQWTDAFWNAEIGFTPGERIRYEVSLPVWEEGDTLEGVDPSVMPHKAPVMRILVSLPPTYPNISPPQLQLLGRYLGSFAIDSGLFGNITRTYISSDGAPFTPGDVCVFEGLTHVQSLARAWYAEQLASGAAREAQRNPQITVSVTNSPESSESEDAAYVRRLSPRPTFSYTRRASDLPPTEAMLRIEAGKDHGLKVWVSDEVVDRKSAFVGRAVKVTDERDVPLVVHELLGDKRVARAAHPAIYAYRIVKDVGGTAGKVYNTDYDDDGESQAGGRLRHLLEILELENVMVIVTRWYGGHKLGADRFKHISKVARDALEIGGFLDEKKDEGKGRKGKK, encoded by the exons ATGTCTCAGCACAAAGACCCCACCGTTCTAGCCGACGCTCTCGCCCACCTCAAGTTTTCTCCCGATCCAGAACACCTCGAGTCACAGCGACGCAGTGGCCCAGAACCATTACGTGATCCCCATGGAACGCTCTTAAAG TCAACTCCTCTCACTACCCAGTTCATCGAACATCTTCTATCGGAAGAAAATCTCGAGATCGATTCCAACCTCACTGCAATTGGCTTTGAACTCGAAGCTCTTCTGTCGATCTACGGTGATGACTCGATTCGGCTTGCGTTTGCATCTAGATCTCCATCAAGAAGCTCTCAACTGTCTGATACATTCAACCCTGAAAGAAGAGGCTCGCAACAGTGGACGGATGCTTTTTGGAATGCGGAAATAGGTTTTACCCCTGGAGAACGAATCCGGTATGAAGTCAGTTTACCAGTgtgggaagaaggagataCGCTGGAGGGAGTAGATCCGAGCGTCATGCCTCACAAAGCTCCCGTTATGCGGATATTAGTTAGCTTGCCCCCAACTTATCCAAATATAAGCCCACCGCAGCTTCAACTTTTGGGAAGATATCTGGGCAGCTTTGCCATAGATAGCGGATTGT TCGGCAATATCACCCGCACTTACATATCTTCCGACGGCGCCCCCTTTACCCCTGGCGACGTCTGTGTTTTCGAGGGACTGACCCACGTACAGTCTTTAGCTCGCGCATGGTATGCCGAGCAACTCGCATCCGGAGCTGCCCGCGAAGCCCAACGTAACCCCCAAATCACAGTCTCCGTGACAAATTCGCCTGAATCTTCTGAAAGCGAAGATGCCGCCTATGTCCGACGTCTCTCTCCTAGACCAACGTTCTCCTATACACGTAGAGCAAGCGATTTGCCGCCGACAGAAGCAATGCTTCGAATTGAGGCTGGCAAGGATCACGGTCTAAAAGTATGGGTATCGGACGAGGTTGTGGATAGAAAATCAGCGTTTGTTGGACGAGCAGTCAAGGTTACCGATGAACGAGATGTTCCGTTAGTAGTGCATGAGCTTTTGGGAGATAAAAGAGTAGCTAGGGCAGCTCATCCGGCTATCTATGCTTATCGGATTGTCAAAGATGTGGGGGGCACAGCAGGCAAAGTCTACAACACTG ATTACGACGACGATGGAGAATCACAGGCGGGCGGAAGATTACGCCATCTTTTGGAAATTTTGGAACTTGAGAACGTAATGGTCATTGTCACGAGATGGTACGGCGGCCACAAGTTGGGTGCCGATAGATTCAAACATATCAGTAAGGTTGCTAGAGATGCTTTAGAGATTGGAGGGTTTTtggatgagaagaaggatgagggaaagggaagaaagggaaagaagtGA
- a CDS encoding Hypothetical protein (Similar to TIGR gene model, INSD accession AAW43346.1; CND01600), with amino-acid sequence MDHASVIIDDDDDDEFAGIESITASQWVRDPIVNRRAGSGSSSKYSSQDATERRHFQTPELSHFNTSDPISLSIPRTPLSSPRQSHPSTPISWSPSPSPLPSRIRRSFPEGIGDKENVPPSSGLTEPISKGSSRKNKRRRMVIDSEDEEVMVSQKQRKDKAKAKEKQPEVVEILDESIPDERWTGHVDYNPTEDYYDPYDEAYDHYDPLPFNNLDHISTSPRPLGEISHIGPVQHPPDRPIAATSILATMDYPLTMVSDLDDRLQEFYTTHFRRGADKDINSVLKEPRATVGDDESGRGAGKAKKATSFRKKSWPRRGWTKTSSRGRGKVKK; translated from the exons ATGGACCACGCCAGTGTGATCatcgatgatgatgacgatgatgaatTCGCTGGGATTGAGAGTATAACCGCTAGTCAATGGGTCAGAGACCCAATCGTTAATCGACGTGCTGGATCAGGCAGTAGCAGCAAGTATTCTTCACAAGATGCCACAG AACGACGACACTTCCAAACCCCCGAACTCTCACATTTCAACACATCGGATCCCATCTCACTTTCAATCCCACGGACTCCTCTTAGTTCGCCCCGTCAATCACACCCGTCAACTCCTATCAGCTGgtccccttccccttctcctttgcCCTCGCGAATACGCAGGTCTTTTCCAGAAGGCATAGGAGACAAAGAGAATGTGCCTCCTTCCTCTGGGTTGACAGAGCCGATTAGCAAGGGAAGCTCGCGAAAGAATAAAAGACGTCGAATGGTGATAGATTcggaggatgaggaagtGATGGTCTCCCAGAAGCAGCGAAAGGATAAGGCGAAGGCGAAGGAAAAGCAGCCAGAGGTCGTTGAGATACTAGACGAGTCGATACCAGATGAAAGGTGGACAGGGCATGTCGATTACAACCCGACTGAAGATTATTATGATCCTTATGACGAAGCCTACGATCATTATGATCCTCTACCTTTCAACAATCTAGATCATATCTCTACATCTCCACGGCCGCTGGGGGAAATATCCCACATTGGACCTGTCCAGCACCCCCCAGATCGACCGATAGCGGCGACGTCTATCCTTGCGACCATGGACTATCCTCTCACCATGGTTTCAGATCTGGATGATCGGTTACAAGAGTTCTATACTACGCACTTCCGCAGAGGTGCCGACAAAGATATCAACAGCGTTTTGAAAGAGCCTAGGGCGACCGTTGGCGACGATGAGAGCGGTAGGGGGGCGGGAAAGGCCAAGAAGGCTACCTCGTTTAGAAAAAAGTCTTGGCCGCGGAGGGGATGGACAAAGACTAGCTCCCGAGGCAGGGGCAAAGTGAAGAAGTAA
- a CDS encoding Hypothetical protein (Similar to TIGR gene model, INSD accession AAW42970.1; CND01620), whose product MDPTTQAHPANDFTKSTDSSRAVPAPVPTPADINIQRQQQQQQKSHPEATGLRQRVNKLSHSVEDAASHPAVQNAKQVAVNQTRGLRERLGKSPTIMKLERRTGIDRVALVGGGILLYILLIPINIFHLALPTTQLLTVLPAAYLSAQVLDSSESSANDDKVKSLLSFFVVLGSIQTLESLMAGFLEKRIPQYYTVKLLFLAYLLHPKTQGAKKIYESVFRSLIKNRDSPLSPANVYPSSTSKTDASTTGSTNASTSSRTGGAGTPPTSRSSNANVASSPIHSNNPFATDSSSSKNPSQTASATSPPEFDRSFGVPSSTFASSAGSETVTGHQAPTLAQLQSTTGGAAPGSSDSSFPPPRVQAQQALAHAVQESGVDTTEPTELSTSAL is encoded by the exons ATGGACCCTACTACCCAAGCACATCCCGCAAATGACTTTACCAAGTCGACAGACTCATCCCGTGCTGTCCCTGCTCCTGTCCCCACTCCTGCAGACATTAACATACAGcgacagcagcagcagcaacaaaAGTCTCATCCAGAGGCCACTGGCCTTCGTCAAAGGGTGAACAAGCTCTCGCACTCTGTTGAGGATGCTGCAAGTCACCCTGCTGTCCAAAACGCCAAGCAAGTCGCTGTCAACCAGACTAGAGGTCTTCGAGAGAGGCTCGGCAAGAGCCCGACCATTATGAAACTGGAGAGGCGTACGGGCATTGACAGGGTCGCCCTTGTGGGTGGTGGCATTCTGTT GtacatcctcctcatcccCATCAACATCTTCCATCTCGCACTTCCCACCACCCAGCTTTTGACAGTTCTACCTGCTGCGTACCTTTCAGCTCAAGTGCTTGACTCTTCCGAAAGTAGCGCCAATGACGACAAGGTCAAGTCCCTGCTTTCCTTTTTTGTCGTTCTCGGCAGCATCCAGACCCTTGAGAGCTTGATGGCGGGATTTTTAGAAAAGAGAATCC CCCAATACTACACTGTAAAGCTTTTGTTCCTTGCCTATTTGCTTCACCCAAAGACTCAG GGCGCAAAGAAGATTTACGAGTCTGTCTTCCGCTCTTTAATCAAGAACCGCGACAGTCCTTTGTCCCCAGCCAACGTTTATCCCAGCTCCACATCCAAGACAGATGCCAGCACTACCGGATCTACCAACGcttcaacttcttctcGTACTGGAGGTGCTGGCACACCACCCACCAGCCGATCCTCCAACGCCAACGTCGCCTCCAGCCCTATCCACTCTAACAACCCCTTCGCAACcgactcttcttcttccaagAACCCTTCCCAAACCGCCTCTGCTACTAGCCCTCCCGAGTTTGACCGTAGCTTTGGCGTCCCCTCTTCTACTTTTGCCTCCAGCGCTGGCTCTGAGACTGTTACCGGCCACCAAGCACCTACCCTTGCTCAGTTGCAGAGCACTACTGGAGGTGCCGCCCCCGGCAGCAGCGactcttctttccctcctcctcgaGTGCAGGCCCAGCAAGCTCTCGCTCATGCTGTGCAGGAGAGCGGCGTTGACACCACCGAGCCTACTGAACTTTCCACTTCAGCGCTGTGA
- a CDS encoding Hypothetical protein (Similar to TIGR gene model, INSD accession AAW43337.1; CND01630), which translates to MTKTKTPPPPSTLHSYEPPTEIASHPPSQRHHHDHEHHHHHSHYARSVKPIGTVKETIEEKHLDGFKGEETVEAQAKVVSEPSVPPIIASAKASTKTKSIAASVKTSSEAIATSHITRRKSILAATSTGGQVVEVVPAAASAPAIIVPSVASSFATLPTRVKASSKTPSSKAVSGPRTVREPSLRAPSPAPSHRSRYSHHHPEVIVNVTIPQAVAAALPPPVINPDPSIPIVIEGTAKEAIEKAVEDVPATPVVVPVTPHHTSKTTSIPAVPPSPSPSTRSRLCRLQSTKATTVPLPPLDPTAVEQDVEEEPEETVAEETRVVATTRTITRRPASPPKVFESGSRYVENILEGEEPVPPPSIKPKSSVQSNPQIPPPPSPVCSAPNTPVTMKCHFFNSKSSSSPKIRTVETTTVETISYPLLPQQSIEETDVNTAATTAGGPTTKGIGGARSVVLTASSGRMSGTKAGIRPIPMVAAAPPASVPTIIDEVTTTSAAQAMPLPATTAAMIASAPSTASPTTIALEATPAPTSPRTIMTLSAQLDRDSHGNEHVHARWRDHTNVNKMNGPDAAGHVETTELPVETDKERRRRTKRETKERKKSDKLASSPPYRPIGALPPPISERYACPPAPTEIERQAKQRLGEKMGRGG; encoded by the exons ATGACAAAGACAAAGACTCCTCCGCCGCCCTCTACCCTCCATTCGTATGAGCCTCCCACGGAGATAGCCTCGCATCCCCCATCGCAGCGTCATCATCACGACCACGAacaccatcatcatcattctcaTTACGCCCGCTCTGTCAAGCCTATCGGAACCGTCAAAGAAACCATTGAAGAGAAGCATTTGGACGGGTTCAAAGGGGAAGAGACTGTGGAAGCACAGGCCAAAGTCGTTTCCGAACCCAGTGTACCGCCGATCATTGCAAGTGCCAAAGCAAGCACCAAAACGAAAAGTATAGCTGCAAGTGTCAAGACTTCTAGTGAAGCCATAGCTACCTCACATATTACCAGGAGAAAAAGCATTCTTGCTGCAACGTCTACTGGTGGACAAGTCGTAGAGGTTGTACCTGCAGCCGCAAGTGCCCCTGCAATAATCGTCCCTTCAGTTGCCTCTTCGTTCGCCACGCTTCCTACCAGGGTCAAAGCCTCTAGCAAGACACCTTCTTCAAAAGCCGTTAGTGGGCCACGAACCGTGAGAGAGCCTTCTCTCAGAGCTCCCTCGCCTGCACCTTCTCATCGTTCGAGATATTCACACCACCACCCTGAAGTAATCGTCAACGTTACCATTCCTCAGGCAGTCGCTGCCGCTCTTCCCCCACCAGTTATCAACCCTGACCCATCTATACCCATTGTCATCGAAGGAACGGCAAAAGAGGCTATCGAGAAAGCTGTAGAAGACGTCCCGGCAACACCTGTCGTAGTGCCAGTTACTCCCCACCACACGTCTAAGACTACCAGTATCCCTGCCGTACCACCAAGCCCGTCCCCATCCACCCGATCCCGACTCTGCAGACTTCAAAGTACCAAGGCTACCACCGTGCCTCTTCCCCCTTTGGATCCGACAGCTGTAGAACAAGACGTGGAAGAAGAGCCAGAAGAAACAGTGGCAGAAGAGACAAGAGTAGTTGCAACAACCAGAACCATCACGCGTCGACCTGCTAGTCCGCCAAAGGTTTTCGAGTCTGGCAGTCGTTACGTCGAAAATATCCTAGAAGGCGAAGAACCTGTCCCGCCGCCTTCTATTAAGCCCAAGTCTTCTGTTCAGTCAAACCCACAGATCCCCCCGCCACCTTCTCCGGTCTGTAGTGCACCGAATACACCAGTCACTATGAAGTGTCATTTTTTCAATAGCAAATCATCCTCGTCGCCAAAGATCAGAACTGTAGAAACGACGACAGTAGAGACCATTTCCTACCCTCTTCTACCGCAGCAGAGCATAGAGGAAACCGATGTCAATACGGCTGCAACTACTGCGGGTGGTCCCACCACCAAAGGAATCGGGGGCGCAAGATCAGTAGTGCTTACAGCTAGTAGCGGGAGAATGTCCGGGACGAAAGCTGGTATCCGCCCGATTCCAATGG TTGCCGCTGCTCCTCCTGCGAGTGTGCCCACTATCATTGATGAAGTGACCACAACTTCTGCTGCTCAAGCGATGCCTCTTCCTGCTACTACGGCTGCCATGATCGCGTCCGCTCCAAGTACTGCTTCACCTACAACAATCGCCTTGGAAGCTACACCGGCTCCTACGAGTCCCAGGACAATCATGACTTTATCGGCTCAGCTTGACAGGGATAGTCATGGAAATGAACATGTTCATGCTCGCTGGCGTGATCATACGAATGTCAACAAGATGAATGGACCGGATGCTGCAGGGCATGTAGAGACCACCGAATTGCCAGTGGAGACAGATAAGGAGCGGAGACGACGAACGAAACGAGAGACGAAGGAGCGGAAAAAAAGTGACAAGTTGGCAAGCTCGCCGCCTTACCGACCCATCGGGGCACTGCCTCCGCCGATAAGCGAGAG ATATGCATGTCCACCTGCGCCGACAGAGATTGAGCGGCAGGCAAAGCAGCGGCTGGGCGAGAAGATGGGGCGTGGAGGGTGA